Proteins encoded within one genomic window of Brassica rapa cultivar Chiifu-401-42 chromosome A09, CAAS_Brap_v3.01, whole genome shotgun sequence:
- the LOC103837558 gene encoding 4-alpha-glucanotransferase DPE1, chloroplastic/amyloplastic — protein MTTLISSPSLKLLRSPPSRESPIGAAFLGNRPKASRPLSLRLRMEAVSSTSVSSISVGEDFPLDYEQWMPVTDPDSRRRAGVLLHPTSFRSPHGIGDLGEESFRFIDWLHSTGCSVWQVLPLVPPDEGGSPYAGQDANCGNTLLISLDELVKDGLLMKDELPQPIEADSVNYQTANKLKSPLITKAAKRLIGDNGELKRKLQDFRTDPSISCWLEDAAYFAAIDNTLNSYSWFEWPEPLKNRHLSAMEAIYESQKEFIDLFIAKQFLFQRQWQKVREYARSKGVNIMGDMPIYVGYHSADVWANKKHFLLNRKGFPLLVSGVPPDLFSETGQLWGSPLYDWKAMERERFSWWVHRIRRAQDLYDECRIDHFRGFAGFWAVPSEAKVATVGRWKVGPGKSLFDAISSGVGKIKIIAEDLGVITEDVVELRRSIGAPGMAVLQFAFGGGADNPHLPHNHEVNQVVYSGTHDNDTIRGWWDTLDQEEKSKAMKYLSIGEEDDISWSLIKAAFSSVAQTSIIPMQDILGLGSSARMNTPATEVGNWGWRIPSSTNFDHLQTESDRLRSLLSLYGRL, from the exons ATGACGACTCTTATCTCGTCTCCTTCCCTCAAGCTTCTCCGATCACCACCCTCTCGTGAATCTCCGATCGGCGCCGCTTTCCTCGGAAACAGGCCGAAGGCGTCTCGGCCTCTCAGTCTCCGGCTCCGAATGGAGGCCGTTTCGAGTACTTCTGTTTCGAGCATTAGCGTTGGCGAAGACTTTCCACTAGACTACGAGCAGTGGATGCCGGTTACGGATCCGGATAGCCGGAGAAGAGCCGGCGTTTTGCTCCACCCGACGTCGTTTCGCAGTCCTCACGGCATTGGTGATCTCGGAGAAGAATCGTTCCGGTTCATCGATTGGCTTCACTCTACTGGCTGCTCCGTGTGGCAA GTGCTTCCTCTTGTTCCTCCAGATGAAGGAGGCTCTCCTTATGCAGGACag GATGCAAACTGTGGGAATACGTTGTTGATTTCTCTGGATGAGCTTGTGAAGGACGGCTTGTTAATGAAGGATGAGCTACCACAACCAAT TGAGGCTGATTCTGTGAACTATCAAACTGCTAACAAGTTGAAGAGTCCCTTGATAACTAAG GCTGCAAAGAGGCTTATTGGCGACAATGGTGAACTGAAGAGAAAACTGCAAGATTTTCGTACTGACCCTTCTATATCAT GTTGGCTTGAAGATGCCGCTTATTTTGCTGCTATAGACAATACATTAAACTCATACAGTTGGTTCGAGTGGCCTGAACCACTTAAAAACCGTCATCTTTCAGCCATGGAAGCTATATACGAAAGTCAAAAGGAATTT ATAGACTTGTTCATTGCTAAACAGTTTCTGTTCCAAAGGCAGTGGCAGAAAGTTCGTGAGTATGCACGGAGTAAAGGAGTCAATATAATGGGGGATATGCCCATTTATGTAGGATATCACAGTGCAGATGTTTGGGCAAATAAGAAACATTTCTTACTG AACAGGAAAGGCTTTCCGCTTCTAGTTAGTGGTGTTCCTCCTGATCTATTCAGTGAAACCGGTCAACTGTGGGGAAG CCCTCTTTATGACTGGAAAGCGATGGAGAGAGAGCGATTTTCATGGTGGGTTCATCGGATAAGACGTGCACAAGACTTGTATGATGAATGCAGGATCGATCATTTCAGAGGATTTGCAGGGTTTTGGGCAGTCCCTTCTG AAGCTAAGGTTGCCACAGTTGGAAGATGGAAG GTAGGACCTGGAAAGTCATTATTTGACGCCATTTCAAGCGGTGTTGGGAAGATCAAAATCATAGCTGAAGATTTG GGAGTCATTACTGAAGATGTAGTTGAGCTGAGGAGATCAATCGGAGCACCTGGAATGGCTGTCCTCCAGTTTG CTTTTGGAGGGGGTGCGGATAACCCACATTTACCTCATAATCATGAAGTGAACCAAGTTGTATACTCTGGAACTCATGACAATGACACT ATTCGAGGGTGGTGGGACACTCTGGATCAAGAAGAAAAATCTAAG GCAATGAAGTACCTGTCAATAGGTGAAGAAGACGATATATCATGGTCACTTATCAAAGCTGCCTTCTCTTCAGTAGCTCAAACCTCAATCATACCGATGCAAGACATTCTCGGACTTGGGAGTTCTGCCAGGATGAACACTCCAGCCACTGAG GTGGGGAACTGGGGTTGGAGGATTCCGAGTTCAACGAACTTTGATCATCTTCAAACGGAATCTGACAGACTTAGAAGTCTACTGTCATTGTACGGTCGGCTTTGA
- the LOC103837561 gene encoding ras-related protein RABH1a, whose protein sequence is MTHLGNYKLVFLGDQAVGKTSIITCFMYGNFDTNYQATIGIDFLSKTMRHEDTTFRLQLWDTAGQERFKSLIPSYIRDSSVAVIVYDVANKQSFINASKWIEDVHAERGNQVIIALVGNKTDLVHRRQVSIEEGDTKARELGALFIETSAKAGFNIKPLFCKIASALQGTETQTWTRQEDLVDVNLKPMTNSSHSQQQQGNCSC, encoded by the exons ATGACACATTTAGGCAATTACAAGCTGGTGTTCCTGGGCGATCAGGCCGTTGGTAAAACCAGCATCATTACTTGTTTCATGTACGGTAACTTTGACACCAATTATCAG GCTACAATTGGAATTGATTTTTTGTCCAAAACAATGCGGCATGAAGATACAACTTTCCGTCTGCAGTTGTG GGACACGGCTGGACAAGAGAGATTCAAAAGCCTGATACCGAGTTATATCAGAGATTCTTCTGTTGCTGTTATTGTCTATGATGTAGCTA ATAAGCAATCATTTATCAACGCCTCCAAGTGGATTGAAGATGTCCATGCGGAAAGAGGCAATCAAGTCATCATTGCTCTCGTTGGTAACAAAACCGATCTTGTTCACAGAAG GCAAGTTTCAATAGAGGAAGGTGATACCAAAGCTCGTGAGCTTGGAGCTTTGTTCATAGAGACTAGTGCAAAAGCTGGATTCAACATTAAG CCTCTGTTCTGTAAGATTGCGTCGGCGTTACAGGGGACTGAAACACAAACTTGGACGAGACAAGAGGATTTGGTGGACGTGAACCTAAAGCCAATGACCAATTCATCTCACTCACAGCAGCAACAAGGAAACTGTTCTTGTTAA
- the LOC103837560 gene encoding E3 ubiquitin-protein ligase CIP8, translating to MSSAPSDDAHWCYHCNKRVVVETLDDFVVCSECNKGFVESIHPIPRSPPLSPDLRVEDSSIGSHFLQMLRLLTHAPSPPRLDVLSYEDEFFGLEINSRNEEDEDDEEEEEEEEEGEDRGGEMFPITTRSITGRNRILDWAEILMGIEDNSDRYAVNAADYVDDGAGYEALLQNLAEGDGGGGGGGGGRRGAPPAAKSAIEALETFEVCSDDKMMVVVCAVCKDGMVIGETVKKLPCGHCYHGNCILPWLGTRNSCPVCRFQLKTDDAEYEEEEARKKRTTTTTTTALTDSGASSSSSASSRF from the coding sequence ATGTCCAGCGCTCCGTCGGATGATGCGCACTGGTGCTACCACTGCAACAAGCGCGTCGTCGTCGAAACTCTAGACGATTTCGTCGTCTGCTCCGAATGTAACAAAGGCTTCGTCGAATCGATCCACCCGATCCCACGCTCGCCGCCGCTTTCCCCAGATCTGAGGGTAGAGGACTCCAGCATCGGCTCGCATTTCCTCCAGATGCTCCGTCTCTTAACCCACGCGCCGTCGCCGCCTCGGCTCGATGTGTTGTCGTACGAAGACGAGTTCTTCGGGTTGGAGATTAATAGCAGAAACGAAGAGGATGAAGACgacgaggaggaagaagaagaagaagaagaaggagaggaTCGAGGAGGGGAGATGTTCCCGATCACGACGCGATCGATAACCGGAAGAAACCGGATTCTCGATTGGGCCGAGATTCTAATGGGGATCGAGGATAATTCGGATCGGTACGCTGTAAACGCGGCTGATTACGTCGACGACGGAGCTGGTTACGAGGCGCTTCTCCAGAATTTAGCGGAAGGggacggtggtggtggtggtggtggtggtgggaggAGAGGAGCACCGCCGGCGGCGAAATCGGCGATTGAGGCGTTAGAGACTTTCGAGGTTTGTTCTGATGACAAGATGATGGTTGTGGTTTGCGCTGTGTGTAAAGATGGAATGGTGATTGGtgaaactgttaagaagttaCCGTGTGGGCATTGTTACCACGGTAATTGTATTTTACCGTGGCTAGGAACTAGGAACTCTTGTCCTGTTTGTAGGTTCCAGCTGAAGACTGATGATGCTGAGTATGAGGAAGAGGAAGCGAGGAAGAAaagaaccaccaccaccaccaccactgcCTTGACCGACTCtggtgcttcttcttcttcttcggctTCTTCCCGTTTCTAA
- the LOC103837562 gene encoding UDP-N-acetylglucosamine transporter ROCK1 → MATPNGVKSQSRMGPTVLFYSILLTLQYGAQPLISKRCIGKEVIVTSSVLTCEIVKVICALILMARDGSLKGLSKEWTLMGSLTASGLPAAIYALQNSLLQISYRSLDSLTFSILNQTKIFFTAFFTFIILRQKQSVQQMGALCLLIMAAVLLSVGEGSNKSSSGGVNPEQVLFYGIIPVLVASVLSGLASSLCQWASQVKKHSSYLMTVEMSIVGSLCLLVSTLKSPDGEAIKRHGFFHGWTALTMVPVISNALGGILVGLVTSHAGGVRKGFVIVSALLVTALLQFAFEGKPPSSYCLVALPLVISSISQYQKYPYMDKKKKV, encoded by the exons ATGGCGACGCCTAACGGTGTAAAGAGTCAGTCGAGGATGGGTCCCACGGTCTTGTTTTATTCAATATTGCTTACGCTTCAGTACGGAGCTCAGCCTCTGATCTCCAAACGCTGCATCGG GAAGGAGGTTATTGTAACTTCATCTGTCTTAACGTGCGAGATTGTTAAG GTCATATGTGCTCTGATTCTCATGGCAAGAGATGGCAGCTTGAAGGGATTATCAAAAGAGTGGACCTTGATGGGATCTTtgaccgcatcaggtctccctGCAGCCATATACGCACTCCAGAACAGTTTGCTGCAGATCTCCTACAGGAGCCTTGACTCCTTGACTTTCTCGATCCTGAATCAGACGAAGATCTTCTTCACAGCCTTCTTCACATTCATCATACTAAGACAAAAGCAATCAGTTCAACAAATGGGAGCTTTGTGTTTACTGATCATGGCGGCGGTGCTTCTAAGCGTTGGAGAAGGGTCTAACAAGAGTTCAAGCGGCGGCGTTAATCCTGAACAAGTGCTGTTTTATGGGATTATACCGGTTTTGGTAGCCTCTGTGCTCTCCGGTTTAGCTTCTTCTCTATGTCAGTGGGCTTCTCAGGTGAAGAAGCATTCATCGTACTTGATGACGGTGGAGATGTCTATCGTTGGAAGTCTCTGCTTGTTGGTGAGTACGCTTAAGTCTCCTGATGGTGAAGCGATTAAAAGACATGGTTTCTTTCATGGTTGGACTGCTTTAACCATG GTTCCAGTTATAAGCAATGCTCTCGGTGGGATTCTCGTTGGCCTAGTTACATCACATGCCGGTGGTGTAAGAAAG ggaTTTGTGATTGTGTCGGCATTACTTGTGACGGCTCTGCTGCAGTTTGCGTTTGAAGGGAAACCACCTTCATCGTATTGCCTCGTGGCTCTTCCTCTTGTGATCAGTAGTATCTCACAGTAccagaaatatccatacatggataagaagaagaaggtctAA
- the LOC103837554 gene encoding probable WRKY transcription factor 51 isoform X2, translated as MNFPQNPNPNFTFLSDENFISPFMDNFDFTNLMFEVDEGGNNGLVQEENSPPTSIVSSETLTCDSSGSGSAVMTLSKKDSTGIKDAETKEPPSHRVAFRTRSKMDVMDDGYKWRKYGKKSVKNNINKRNYYKCSSEGCMVKKRIERDGKDAAYVITTYEGVHNHEIPSHVYYSDMVSSYDHNNWNQHSLLQSIQHISPPS; from the exons atgaatttccctcaaaaccctaaccctaatttCACGTTCTTATCCgatgaaaattttattagtcCCTTTATGGATAATTTCGATTTTACCAATTTGATGTTTGAAGTTGATGAAGGAGGCAACAATGGATTAGTTCAGGAGGAAAATTCACCTCCAACAAGCATCGTTTCGTCGGAGACACTTACTTGTGATAGCAGCGGATCTGGCAGCGCAGTAATGACGCTGAGTAAAAAGGACTCAAC GGGAATTAAAGATGCTGAGACGAAGGAGCCGCCGAGTCATCGAGTTGCATTTAGAACGAGATCAAAGATGGATGTGATGGATGATGGTTATAAATGGAGGAAGTATGGGAAGAAATCTGTCAAAAACAACATTAACAAGAg gaATTACTACAAATGCTCAAGTGAAGGTTGCATGGTGAAGAAGAGGATAGAGAGAGATGGTAAAGATGCAGCCTATGTGATTACAACCTACGAAGGAGTCCATAACCATGAGATTCCCTCACATGTCTATTACAGTGACATGGTCTCGTCTTATGATCATAACAATTGGAACCAGCACTCTCTTCTTCAATCTATCCAACATATATCTCCTCCATCTTGA
- the LOC103837557 gene encoding uncharacterized protein LOC103837557 — protein sequence MEDPKENKNSPWLSVPQFGDWDQKGGSIPDYSMDFSKIREMRKQNKRDPSRASLGNEEELINPFHNQPASVDNTKPKLTTVHSDNNKTHNEFSHHHPHPPSARRGIFSCFNCCVKA from the exons ATGGAAGATCCTAAGGAG AACAAGAACTCGCCGTGGCTGTCAGTACCGCAGTTTGGAGATTGGGATCAGAAAGGAGGAAGTATTCCTGATTACTCTATGGATTTCTCTAAGATCAGAGAGATGAGGAAACAGAACAAGAGAGATCCTTCTCGTGCCAGTCTTGGCAACGAAGAAGAACTCATCAACCCATTTCATAATCAGCCTGCTTCGGTTGATAATACTAAGCCTAAGCTCACCACCGTTCACAGTGACAACAACAAAACCCACAATGAGTTTTCTCACCACCATCCACATCCTCCTTCT GCGAGGAGAGGAATCTTCAGCTGCTTCAACTGCTGCGTTAAAGCTTGA
- the LOC103837552 gene encoding glucan endo-1,3-beta-glucosidase 8, whose translation MAGRAAMLVNLGTVVMTVLTLASFVEGFGVNWGNIASHPLNPDIVVRMLKENKINKVKLFDADSWTMNALAGSGMEVMVGIPNNLLETLADDYGNAKDWVKENITAYMRKDGVNIKYVAVGNEPFLSAYNGSYLKTTFPALKNIHRALKEAGHTDVMKATIPQNAEVYESANDKPSEGDFRSDVKQIMLDIVKFFHDNDLPFTVNIYPFLSLYLNQHFPVEYAFFDGNGQTIPDNGKNYDNVFDANYDTLVYALNKAGIKDMKIIVGEVGWPTDGHKYATPKLAEKFYAGLMKRLAKDVGTPLRPEKLEVYLFGLLDEDMKSILPGPFERHWGIFRYDGTPKFMLDFTGQGRKIVPVAAKGVQYLDKQWCVVNKDTINLDEVGPDLDYACYHGDCTAMLYGSTCSNLDKIQNISYAFNMFFQIQGQDVRACDFRGSAMITKNNASVGSCLFPIQIVSGSGDFRISYVFGRFIVAGLILLGLVAAI comes from the exons ATGGCCGGAAGGGCAGCAATGCTCGTTAACCTCGGGACGGTTGTAATGACCGTTTTGACCCTGGCTAGTTTTGTCGAAGGCTTCGGTGTGAATTGGGGTAATATCGCATCACATCCGCTGAATCCTGATATTGTTGTTAGGATGCTTAAGGAGAACAAGATCAATAAAGTGAAGCTTTTTGACGCTGATTCATGGACGATGAATGCCTTGGCCGGTTCGGGCATGGAGGTTATGGTCGGAATCCCTAATAACCTTCTTGAAACTCTAGCTGATGATTACGGTAATGCTAAAGATTGGGTCAAAGAAAATATCACTGCTTACATGCGCAAGGATGGCGTCAACATCAA GTACGTGGCTGTGGGGAACGAGCCGTTCTTGTCAGCATACAATGGATCATACTTGAAAACAACGTTTCCAGCTTTAAAGAACATTCACAGAGCGTTGAAAGAGGCCGGACATACCGATGTAATGAAAGCCACGATCCCACAAAACGCTGAAGTTTACGAATCAGCTAACGACAAGCCATCAGAAGGCGATTTCCGCAGCGATGTTAAGCAAATAATGCTCGACATCGTCAAGTTCTTCCATGATAATGATTTGCCTTTCACCGTCAACATTTACCCTTTCCTTAGTCTTTATCTGAACCAACATTTTCCCGTCGAATATGCGTTTTTCGATGGTAATGGTCAGACCATTCCTGATAACGGAAAGAATTACGATAACGTGTTTGATGCGAATTACGACACGCTGGTTTACGCGTTGAATAAAGCTGGGATTAAAGATATGAAGATTATCGTTGGAGAG GTTGGGTGGCCAACGGATGGTCATAAATATGCGACGCCGAAGCTAGCAGAGAAGTTCTATGCAGGACTTATGAAAAGACTTGCTAAGGATGTTGGGACTCCACTGAGACCTGAGAAATTAGAAGTTTATCTCTTTGGTTTACTCGACGAAGACATGAAGAGTATTCTTCCTGGACCGTTCGAAAGACATTGGGGAATCTTCAG ATACGATGGAACACCGAAGTTTATGCTAGATTTCACGGGACAAGGACGCAAGATCGTACCCGTGGCAGCGAAAGGTGTGCAATACTTAGATAAGCAATGGTGCGTTGTGAACAAAGACACGATCAATCTAGATGAAGTTGGTCCGGACCTAGACTATGCGTGTTACCATGGTGACTGCACCGCCATGCTTTACGGGTCCACATGTAGTAACCTCGACAAAATCCAAAACATATCATACGCATTTAACATGTTTTTCCAGATTCAGGGCCAAGACGTTAGGGCTTGTGATTTCAGAGGATCTGCTATGATTACTAAGAACAATGCATCCGTTGGAAGTTGCTTGTTCCCTATTCAGATCGTCAGTGGAAGTGGCGATTTCAGGATCAGCTATGTGTTCGGAAGATTTATTGTCGCTGGACTTATTCTTCTTGGATTAGTTGCGGCtatataa
- the LOC103837554 gene encoding probable WRKY transcription factor 51 isoform X1, with product MNFPQNPNPNFTFLSDENFISPFMDNFDFTNLMFEVDEGGNNGLVQEENSPPTSIVSSETLTCDSSGSGSAVMTLSKKDSTFDCINRGIKDAETKEPPSHRVAFRTRSKMDVMDDGYKWRKYGKKSVKNNINKRNYYKCSSEGCMVKKRIERDGKDAAYVITTYEGVHNHEIPSHVYYSDMVSSYDHNNWNQHSLLQSIQHISPPS from the exons atgaatttccctcaaaaccctaaccctaatttCACGTTCTTATCCgatgaaaattttattagtcCCTTTATGGATAATTTCGATTTTACCAATTTGATGTTTGAAGTTGATGAAGGAGGCAACAATGGATTAGTTCAGGAGGAAAATTCACCTCCAACAAGCATCGTTTCGTCGGAGACACTTACTTGTGATAGCAGCGGATCTGGCAGCGCAGTAATGACGCTGAGTAAAAAGGACTCAAC ttTTGACTGCATAAACAGGGGAATTAAAGATGCTGAGACGAAGGAGCCGCCGAGTCATCGAGTTGCATTTAGAACGAGATCAAAGATGGATGTGATGGATGATGGTTATAAATGGAGGAAGTATGGGAAGAAATCTGTCAAAAACAACATTAACAAGAg gaATTACTACAAATGCTCAAGTGAAGGTTGCATGGTGAAGAAGAGGATAGAGAGAGATGGTAAAGATGCAGCCTATGTGATTACAACCTACGAAGGAGTCCATAACCATGAGATTCCCTCACATGTCTATTACAGTGACATGGTCTCGTCTTATGATCATAACAATTGGAACCAGCACTCTCTTCTTCAATCTATCCAACATATATCTCCTCCATCTTGA
- the LOC103837553 gene encoding CLAVATA3/ESR (CLE)-related protein 21, with translation MVILSSLYAIKRDVLISLVFTTLILILSRSSSIQAGRSNTTKRNHNPSVGQLQYYKNHHESVTVEKMSVFDKFRRGSSKVRRKIVGNEEEEEEKRFIPAGPNPLHNK, from the coding sequence ATGGTAATTTTGTCTTCACTATATGCTATTAAGCGAGATGTTTTAATATCTCTAGTCTTTACAACCTTGATTTTAATTTTGTCACGTTCAAGTTCGATCCAAGCTGGAAGATCCAACACTACAAAAAGAAATCATAATCCGAGCGTTGGTCAATTACAATACTACAAGAATCATCACGAGTCTGTAACCGTGGAGAAGATGTCAGTGTTTGATAAATTCAGGCGAGGATCGTCTAAAGTTCGGAGAAAGATTGTTggcaacgaagaagaagaagaagagaagcgaTTTATCCCCGCCGGTCCAAATCCTCTTCACAACAAGTAG
- the LOC103837556 gene encoding small GTPase LIP1: MRFWRERERESKEQILAPLCGQVRVLVVGDSGVGKTSLVQLINKGCSIQRPSQTIGCTVGVKHITYGSPGSSSSSIQGDSERDFFVELWDVSGHERYKDCRSLFYSQINGVIFVHDLSQRRTKTSLQKWASEVAATGTFSAPLPSGGGPGGLPVPYIVVGNKADIAAKEGTKGSSGNLVDAARHWVEKQGLLSSSEDLPLFESFPGNAGLIAAAKETRYDKEALNKFFRMLIRRRYFSDEQPAASPWSIPTSSSQRLDEITSDEDQLYKRTSFHGDPYKYNNTLPPLAAQRNLTSPPHTLYPQQQQPVSTPDSYAVPRFSLSSLQDTSNNGSGRSKRMDINV; this comes from the exons ATGAGGTTTTGGAGGGAACGTGAAAGGGAAAGTAAAGAGCAGATCTTAGCGCCATTGTGTGGCCAAGTTCGAGTCTTGGTCGTTGGTGATTCAG gtGTGGGAAAAACATCACTTGTACAGCTCATCAACAAAGGTTGTTCTATTCAACGCCCATCTCAAACCATTGGATGCACAGTTGGTGTCAAG CACATAACTTACGGGAGTCCAGGTAGTTCTTCAAGTAGCATTCAAGGAGACTCAGAGAGAGACTTCTTTGTTGAGCTCTGGGATGTATCAGGTCATGAAAGATACAAAGACTGCCGCTCTCTCTTCTATTCCCAAATCAacg GAGTTATATTTGTTCATGATCTCTCTCAGAGAAGAACAAAAACAAGCCTGCAGAAATGGGCGTCTGAGGTTGCAGCGACAGGAACTTTCTCAGCTCCTTTACCCTCAGGAGGAGGTCCAGGTGGTCTTCCTGTTCCGTACATTGTTGTTGGTAACAAAGCAGATATTGCTGCAAAGGAAGGAACGAAAGGAAGCAGTGGGAACCTTGTTGATGCAGCTCGTCATTGGGTTGAGAAGCAAGGTTTGCTTTCCTCAAGCGAAGATCTTCCTCTCTTTGAAAGCTTTCCTGGTAATGCCGGTCTCATAGCG GCTGCTAAAGAAACTAGATATGATAAGGAAGCTTTGAACAAGTTTTTCCGGATG TTGATAAGAAGAAGATATTTCTCAGATGAACAACCAGCAGCTTCACCGTGGTCTATTCCAACCTCATCATCCCAACGGTTAGATGAGATCACAAGTGATGAAGATCAGTTATACAAGAGAACAAG TTTCCATGGAGATCCTTACAAGTACAACAACACGTTACCGCCACTTGCAGCACAAAGGAACCTAACTTCACCGCCTCATACACTCTATCCACAGCAGCAGCAGCCAGTGTCTACTCCTGATAGCTACGCTGTACCGAGATTCTCTCTTTCGAGTTTACAAGACACAAGTAACAATGGTAGTGGTAGATCTAAGCGAATGGATATTAACGTTTGA